The Raphanus sativus cultivar WK10039 chromosome 2, ASM80110v3, whole genome shotgun sequence DNA segment AAAAGTTTCATGGAAGAGCAGATGGATGTTCAAGGTCTCAGTGCGGCTTTGTGAACCATGGTTTCCTTGTGAATTTGGTGGCAACTCTTTTCAACAAGATCTAAGAGCTTCTCCAGATTCACTGCCCACGAGTTTAGAATCTCGTTGCTGTCCTTTGAGACCTGGAAGCACACAATCCCTGATGGTCTGTCTATTTTTGCAATCAGTGCTTTCGACACGACCATCTCCGAGAGATGCTTCTCCGCCTCCTGGGAAATTATTACCAACAAAGagctttagaaataaaaaaagtatttgaTACAACCAGAGAGATCAGATCAATTCAATAATTACCTCAATGCTCAGACATAAAAGCTCTGCAAGTCTCTTTAAGGTTATCCTTGAGTAGTACTTTGAGACAACGAGTATATTCTGtagagaaaatagaaaaaagttAATTATAGCAAATTGTCATTGCCAACAACAATGATTCTCAGTAGAGAGACTTACATGTTCAATGATTCTCAGTTTCAGATCTTCACCTGCTTTGTCACCCAAAGAACCTCCAACCATGGTTCTTTCTTTCTCAAACTCATCCTTGTATTTGTTCCAGAGAGAGGTCCATTGAATAACCTCCATTGTCACTACCTGTTTTAGAAGCATCCTGGTACGAACAATATAAAGAGGCTACTCAGAACCATATGAAACCGAAACAGcaataaaaaaagaagtttatgGGGAAAGATAAGTACTTGAAATCAGGAATCTCTGATAAATTCTTATCTTCCAAAGTTGCATTGAGCAAGCTTGATTGCATTGGGTCATGAGGTGCCAAGACCAAGAACCAGCAGATCTTCCTCAGGACCTAGTGTTTGAAGATCAAAGAGAAGTTATGCTTAAACTGACCATAGAAATGTATATTATACTAAACACCCAACCAATGGTATGAAGCTTACTGGAATCCACTGCTCTGGGTTTTCTTTTACAGAAGGGATGTCATATATCGCCTTGTAGCTACGGCAGATCTCAAGGTATTCATTGTTATGAGAATAATACCTACATGGTTGAGTTTTTAAATGGTTATTTATAGAAAGATTGGAATCAATCATGGTACATCAGAAGTCAGTGGAAAACATGTCTAATACAAGGCTTACCGAATCATCAGCTCATAGTAAATTCTCTTAAGCTCCAACAAAGTAGGTATATCAGCAGGAGCCTCCTCTACAATGTTCTCACCTTCCTTAGGTTTCTTCTTATCTTTTTTAGTATCTGCATCAAAAACTCTAGGATTGATCTTCCTAGACAAGATTTGTGCACGAACATAATCTTGACGATCCAAGCACAAGCGGACCTTCACAGGTTAACAAAAAGTAGTTAGCACACCACCACAAAAGAGATTACCAGTGGATATCTTTAAACAACAGTTTAACGCAAGTTCTTACTTGTTCAAGGATA contains these protein-coding regions:
- the LOC108818454 gene encoding 26S proteasome non-ATPase regulatory subunit 12 homolog A → MGDSGNLEASIDRLLNEEKQMRLAENVAGTRKAATEILQLCFEAKDWKLLNEQILNLSKKRGQLKQAVQSMVQQAMQYIDQTPDIETRIELIKTLNNVSAGKIYVEIERARLTRKLAKIKEDQGQIAEAADLMQEVAVETFGAMAKTEKIAFILEQVRLCLDRQDYVRAQILSRKINPRVFDADTKKDKKKPKEGENIVEEAPADIPTLLELKRIYYELMIRYYSHNNEYLEICRSYKAIYDIPSVKENPEQWIPVLRKICWFLVLAPHDPMQSSLLNATLEDKNLSEIPDFKMLLKQVVTMEVIQWTSLWNKYKDEFEKERTMVGGSLGDKAGEDLKLRIIEHNILVVSKYYSRITLKRLAELLCLSIEEAEKHLSEMVVSKALIAKIDRPSGIVCFQVSKDSNEILNSWAVNLEKLLDLVEKSCHQIHKETMVHKAALRP